The DNA window AAAGGGGATAAGGAAGTGGCCATCAAGATCCTTCGCACCCAGGGTCTGGCCGCGGCCAAGCGTAAAAGCGGCCGGACAACCAGCGAAGGCTTGATTATCTCCTATATCCACCTTAATGACAAACTGGGGGTTCTTCTGGAAATAAATTGCGAAACCGACTTTGTGGCTCGAACACCTGAATTCAAGGAGTTAGGGAATAATATAGCCATGCAGATAGCCGCCTCTAAGCCGCGCTATATCAAACGGGAAGACATCCCGGTTGAGGAATTGAGGGCAGAGGAGGAAATCTATCGTGAGCAGGCCAGGGCTTCTGGAAAGCCTGAACAAGTTTGGGATAAAATCGCTAAGGGACGAATGGAGAAGTATTTTAAAGAGGTCTGTCTCTTGGAACAACCTTATATAAGAGACCCTGATATTACTGTTTCGGAACTTATTGCTTCCAAAATAGCTATGATAAGGGAAAATATTACGGTGGCTCGATTTGCCCGTTTTGAAATGGGAGAAAGAGAATAGATGGGACGACCTCGATTTAGACGAGTCTTGCTGAAGCTGTCAGGAGAAGCCCTTCAAGGCTCTTTAGACTATGGCATCCAGCGTGAAATACTTATCAATATCGCCAGGGAAATTAAGGAGATACGTGAACTGGGCATAGAGATCGCTATTTCCATCGGCGGGGGTAATATCTACCGGGGAATAGAAGGGGCAGCCCAGGGAATAGAGCGCTCCAGTGCAGATTATATGGGGATGCTGGGTACAGTGATCAACGCCCTGGCCCTTCAAAATACCCTGGAGGCTGAAGGGGTTTTCACCAGGGTGCAATCGGCCATAGAAATGTCAAAGGTGGCTGAACCCTACATCCGGCGAAGGGCTATCAGACATATGGAAAAGGGGAGAGTGGTTATCTTTGCCGCCGGAACAGGGAACCCCTTCTTCTCTACTGATACGGGAGCAGCCCTAAGAGCAGCCGAGATCAGCGCGGAGGTAATTCTTAAAGCGACTAAGGTTGACGGAGTTTATAGCGCCGACCCTATGAAAGACCCTGAGGCAGAGTTCTTTCATGAATTATCTTATATTGAGGTCTTAAATAAGGGCCTGAAAGTAATGGATGCCACGGCTATCTCCCTTTGTATGGATAATAATTTACCTATTATTGTCTTCAACCTCAATCGGCCTCATAATATCAAAAGAGTAATTATGGGTGAAAATATTGGGACACTGATTACAAATAATGTAATTACTCAAAACTAAGTTAGGCATTTGTGATTTTGGAGGAGATAACATTATAGCCACCAGTCGCTTGTTCGCCAGAAGGTTGAAGAAATTGTTGCTGACGGAATTAATGTTGTTTTTGATATTTATGACCCAAGGATACTCGACAAATAGATAAAAAAACATCAGGTAATTTATCTGTAAAATAAGGGAGGCTATTCATGAAACTCAAAGAAAAGATTTATCACGCGATGACAACGATGAAAAGTGATGAATTATGGTTATTGTATGAGCAAATACAGCTCATTCAACATCTTAAGCAAATTTCACGACCCCAAAAAGTCCGAATGACGATTGACGATATTTTAACCATGACCAATTCTTCACACGAATGTTGGTCTGAGGCGGTGAAAGAAGATCGAATGGAACGGATATGAACTATTATTTCGATACCTCAGCATTAGTGCAGATTTACCATCGTGAAGCC is part of the bacterium genome and encodes:
- the pyrH gene encoding UMP kinase, with the translated sequence MGRPRFRRVLLKLSGEALQGSLDYGIQREILINIAREIKEIRELGIEIAISIGGGNIYRGIEGAAQGIERSSADYMGMLGTVINALALQNTLEAEGVFTRVQSAIEMSKVAEPYIRRRAIRHMEKGRVVIFAAGTGNPFFSTDTGAALRAAEISAEVILKATKVDGVYSADPMKDPEAEFFHELSYIEVLNKGLKVMDATAISLCMDNNLPIIVFNLNRPHNIKRVIMGENIGTLITNNVITQN
- the tsf gene encoding translation elongation factor Ts — its product is MSITASQVKELREITGAPMMECKQALTEAKGDKEVAIKILRTQGLAAAKRKSGRTTSEGLIISYIHLNDKLGVLLEINCETDFVARTPEFKELGNNIAMQIAASKPRYIKREDIPVEELRAEEEIYREQARASGKPEQVWDKIAKGRMEKYFKEVCLLEQPYIRDPDITVSELIASKIAMIRENITVARFARFEMGERE